In Nocardioides sp. InS609-2, a single genomic region encodes these proteins:
- a CDS encoding DUF3090 domain-containing protein: MPVVHSFDPPDRFVVGTVGLPGQRTFFLQARTGPKLVTVALEKQQVAALVERVDELLDELMTTEDTQGLIPAVAPLDLDDDHPLEQPIEEEFRAGTMTLSWDPNDERIVIEVFPYTEAAVVSPEQLDEDLEEPEPEEIFLVRLGAGMARAFVQRSARVIEAGRPPCPFCGNPLDPDGHLCVRANGFRRRDP, encoded by the coding sequence ATGCCTGTCGTGCACTCCTTCGACCCACCCGACCGCTTCGTCGTGGGCACGGTCGGCCTGCCCGGCCAGCGCACGTTCTTCCTGCAGGCGCGCACCGGACCGAAGCTGGTCACAGTCGCCCTCGAGAAGCAGCAGGTCGCCGCGCTCGTCGAACGCGTCGACGAGCTGCTCGACGAGCTGATGACGACCGAGGACACCCAGGGGCTCATCCCCGCGGTCGCGCCGCTCGACCTCGACGACGACCACCCGCTCGAGCAGCCGATCGAGGAGGAGTTCCGCGCCGGCACCATGACGCTGTCGTGGGACCCCAACGACGAGCGGATCGTGATCGAGGTCTTCCCCTACACCGAGGCCGCCGTCGTCTCGCCCGAGCAACTCGACGAGGACCTGGAGGAGCCCGAGCCCGAGGAGATCTTCCTGGTCCGGCTGGGCGCCGGCATGGCCCGTGCGTTCGTGCAGCGCTCGGCCCGGGTCATCGAGGCCGGCCGCCCGCCATGTCCGTTCTGCGGCAACCCTCTCGACCCCGACGGACACCTGTGCGTGCGCGCCAACGGCTTCCGTCGACGCGACCCCTAG
- a CDS encoding histidine phosphatase family protein — MATVILVRHGRTTANASGVLAGRTPGVLLDEAGEEQARTTGERLAAVPLRAVVTSPLERCRQTAAAIVKAHPDALKASRESKLTECDYGDWQGRALKDLVKEPLWKLVQQQPSAAAFPGGESMRAMQDRAVAAVRRRDAQIRDEHGDDAVWVAVSHGDIIKSILADALGTHLDQFQRIVVDPASVSIIRYTDARPYVLASNTHAGDLSWLKPPKPTKRSRRKVSTDATVGGGAGPTPAGTQS; from the coding sequence ATGGCAACCGTGATCCTCGTCCGACACGGCCGTACGACGGCCAACGCCAGCGGGGTGCTGGCGGGCCGCACGCCCGGCGTACTCCTCGACGAGGCCGGCGAGGAGCAGGCGCGCACGACTGGCGAGCGGCTGGCCGCCGTGCCGTTGCGGGCGGTGGTGACCAGCCCACTCGAGCGCTGCCGCCAGACGGCTGCCGCGATCGTGAAGGCCCACCCGGACGCGTTGAAGGCCAGCCGCGAGTCGAAGCTGACCGAGTGTGACTACGGGGACTGGCAGGGCCGCGCCCTGAAGGACCTCGTCAAGGAACCGCTGTGGAAGCTCGTCCAGCAGCAGCCCTCGGCCGCGGCCTTCCCGGGTGGCGAGTCGATGCGAGCCATGCAGGACCGGGCCGTAGCCGCCGTACGACGTCGCGACGCGCAGATCCGTGACGAGCACGGGGACGACGCCGTCTGGGTCGCCGTGAGCCATGGCGACATCATCAAGTCGATCCTGGCCGACGCCCTCGGCACGCACCTCGACCAGTTCCAGCGGATCGTCGTCGACCCCGCGTCGGTCAGCATCATCAGGTACACCGACGCCCGGCCCTACGTCCTGGCCAGCAACACCCACGCCGGAGACCTCTCGTGGCTCAAGCCACCGAAGCCAACGAAGCGCTCCCGGCGCAAGGTGAGCACAGACGCCACCGTCGGTGGGGGAGCGGGCCCGACCCCGGCTGGGACACAGTCATAG
- the corA gene encoding magnesium/cobalt transporter CorA encodes MIVDNALYRDGVRVPVDCEIADLAAMRERISPGDFVWVGLHEPTADEMQEVAAAFDLHPLSVEDALNAHQRPKLERYDDSLFLILKTLWYVDEDDAVETGEISLFVGDDFVVSVRHGTGGDLHAARLGLEQRQKVLMHGPSAVVYAVCDQVVDHYEEVAECLTEDVDEVEESVFSTDRTKDAARIYVLKRELAEVRRAVLPLRDPIGRFTGGMVRGMDPEAGPYFRDVGDHLSRVSDTIDALDLLLSTAFDAHLAQISVQQNDDMRKISAGAALIVVPTLIAGVYGMNFDHMPELHWTYGYAFAVALMLGSSAGLLWLFKRSGWL; translated from the coding sequence GTGATCGTCGACAACGCCCTGTACCGCGACGGAGTCCGGGTCCCGGTCGACTGCGAGATCGCCGACCTGGCCGCAATGCGCGAGCGCATCAGCCCGGGAGACTTCGTGTGGGTCGGCCTGCACGAGCCCACCGCCGACGAGATGCAGGAAGTCGCTGCGGCGTTCGACCTCCACCCGCTTTCGGTCGAGGACGCGCTGAACGCCCACCAGCGGCCCAAGCTCGAGCGCTACGACGACAGCCTGTTCCTCATCCTCAAGACGCTCTGGTACGTCGACGAGGACGACGCCGTCGAGACCGGCGAGATCAGCCTGTTCGTCGGTGACGACTTCGTGGTCTCCGTGCGGCACGGCACGGGCGGTGACCTCCACGCCGCCCGGCTGGGGCTGGAACAACGGCAGAAGGTGCTGATGCACGGTCCGTCGGCGGTCGTCTACGCGGTGTGCGACCAGGTGGTCGACCACTACGAAGAGGTCGCCGAGTGCCTCACCGAGGACGTCGACGAGGTCGAGGAGTCCGTGTTCAGCACCGACCGCACAAAGGACGCCGCCCGCATCTACGTGCTGAAGCGCGAGCTCGCAGAGGTACGGCGCGCCGTACTGCCGCTGCGTGACCCGATCGGCCGCTTCACCGGCGGCATGGTGCGCGGCATGGACCCCGAGGCTGGTCCGTACTTCCGTGACGTTGGCGACCACCTCTCGCGGGTCTCCGACACGATCGACGCGCTCGACCTGCTGCTGTCGACTGCCTTCGACGCGCACCTCGCGCAGATCTCGGTGCAGCAGAACGACGACATGCGCAAGATCTCGGCGGGCGCCGCGCTGATCGTCGTGCCGACACTCATCGCGGGCGTCTACGGCATGAACTTCGACCATATGCCCGAGCTGCACTGGACCTACGGCTACGCGTTCGCCGTCGCCCTGATGCTGGGTAGCTCCGCCGGCCTGCTCTGGCTGTTCAAGCGCTCCGGGTGGTTGTAA
- a CDS encoding undecaprenyl-diphosphate phosphatase gives MFDLLKAVVLGVIQGLTEFLPISSSAHLRIFPELFGWGDPGAAFTAVIQIGTELAVLIYFRKDIWRIGSTWVVSLFKPEYRGHFDARMGWFIIIGSLPIVVLGVLLKDVIERDFRNLWIIGCTLIVLGIVLGIADRTSADDKQMKDLTLRDAILMGAAQALALIPGVSRSGATISMGRFLGFEREAATRYAFLLAIPAVVGAGLFELKEIPNGDNTYGWGPTIVATVVSFVVGYAAIAWLLRYVSTKSYTPFVLYRIALGAATLILLATGVLTA, from the coding sequence GTGTTCGATCTCCTCAAGGCCGTGGTGCTCGGTGTCATCCAGGGCCTGACCGAGTTCCTGCCCATCTCCAGCAGCGCCCACCTGCGGATCTTCCCCGAGCTCTTCGGCTGGGGCGACCCGGGCGCGGCGTTCACGGCAGTGATCCAGATCGGCACCGAGCTGGCCGTGCTCATCTACTTCCGCAAGGACATCTGGCGGATCGGGTCGACGTGGGTGGTCTCGCTCTTCAAGCCGGAGTACCGCGGCCACTTCGACGCCCGGATGGGCTGGTTCATCATCATCGGCTCGCTGCCGATCGTCGTACTCGGTGTGCTCCTCAAGGACGTCATCGAGCGCGACTTCCGCAACCTTTGGATCATCGGCTGCACGCTGATCGTGCTCGGCATCGTGCTCGGCATCGCCGACCGCACGAGCGCCGACGACAAGCAGATGAAGGACCTGACGCTGCGCGACGCGATCCTGATGGGCGCGGCCCAGGCGCTGGCGCTCATCCCCGGCGTGTCCCGCAGCGGCGCGACGATCTCGATGGGCCGGTTCCTCGGCTTCGAGCGCGAGGCGGCGACCCGCTACGCGTTCCTACTGGCGATCCCCGCGGTCGTCGGGGCGGGGCTCTTCGAGCTCAAGGAGATCCCGAACGGCGACAACACCTATGGCTGGGGACCGACCATCGTCGCGACGGTCGTGTCGTTCGTCGTGGGCTACGCGGCGATCGCCTGGCTGCTGCGCTACGTCTCGACGAAGTCCTACACGCCGTTCGTCCTCTACCGGATCGCGCTCGGCGCGGCCACGCTGATCCTGCTGGCGACCGGCGTGCTGACGGCCTGA
- a CDS encoding aldo/keto reductase, protein MQQRSMGSTGLKVSRLGLGTMTWGRDTDEHEARDQLISFAEAGGTLVDTAAGYGDGASEELIGTLIGDVVARDEIVLATKAGISRRTGERVTDTSRGHLLTCLDASLRRLKVDHVDLWQVHVWTDETPVEETLSALDLAVATGRASYVGISNYSGWQTAQAATWQRAVPGRTPLASTQVEYSLLNRAIEHEVVPAAAALGLGVLPWSPLGRGVLTGKYRNGTPSDSRGASPHFANFVGNYLDERGRSIVEAVCRAAEGLGWSPLEVALVWVRDRPGVTAPIVGARTASQLSGALGAEELVLPTEIVDALDDVSGE, encoded by the coding sequence ATGCAACAGCGCTCAATGGGCTCGACAGGGCTCAAGGTCTCCCGGCTCGGCCTCGGCACGATGACCTGGGGACGTGACACCGACGAGCACGAGGCCCGCGACCAGCTGATCTCCTTCGCCGAGGCGGGCGGCACCCTGGTCGACACCGCGGCGGGCTACGGCGACGGCGCGTCGGAGGAGCTGATCGGCACCCTCATCGGCGACGTGGTCGCCCGCGACGAGATCGTGCTGGCCACCAAGGCCGGCATCTCCCGGCGCACCGGCGAGCGGGTCACCGACACCTCGCGGGGCCATCTGCTCACCTGCCTCGACGCGTCGCTGCGTCGGCTCAAGGTCGACCACGTGGACCTGTGGCAGGTGCACGTCTGGACCGACGAGACGCCGGTCGAGGAGACGCTGAGCGCGCTCGACCTCGCGGTGGCCACCGGCCGCGCGTCGTACGTCGGGATCTCGAACTACTCCGGCTGGCAGACTGCGCAGGCGGCCACCTGGCAGCGCGCGGTGCCGGGGCGCACTCCGCTGGCGTCGACGCAGGTGGAGTACTCCCTGCTCAACCGGGCCATCGAGCACGAGGTCGTCCCCGCCGCTGCGGCCCTGGGCCTCGGCGTACTCCCCTGGTCGCCGTTGGGACGCGGCGTGCTCACCGGCAAGTACCGCAACGGCACGCCGTCTGACTCGCGCGGCGCCTCGCCGCACTTCGCGAACTTCGTCGGCAACTACCTCGACGAGCGTGGCCGCAGCATCGTCGAAGCGGTCTGTCGCGCCGCCGAAGGACTCGGTTGGAGCCCACTCGAGGTCGCGCTGGTGTGGGTGCGGGACCGACCAGGGGTCACCGCGCCCATCGTCGGTGCCCGCACCGCCAGCCAACTGTCAGGCGCCCTGGGAGCGGAGGAGCTGGTCCTGCCCACCGAGATCGTCGACGCACTCGACGACGTCTCTGGAGAATGA
- a CDS encoding DUF5703 family protein has protein sequence MSRAHRRPPTTRGVEWEFQKVTFSREFPRGVVTKLLGERAEHGGWELDRVRIGPDGTRRVVLRRKIIRQRLTLSM, from the coding sequence ATGAGCCGCGCCCACCGCCGCCCGCCCACGACCCGTGGGGTGGAGTGGGAGTTCCAGAAGGTGACGTTCTCCCGTGAGTTCCCGCGCGGCGTCGTGACCAAGTTGCTCGGAGAACGGGCCGAGCACGGTGGCTGGGAACTCGACCGCGTGCGCATCGGCCCCGACGGCACCCGGCGCGTGGTGTTGCGACGCAAGATCATCCGGCAGCGGCTGACGCTGTCGATGTGA